The following DNA comes from Mycolicibacterium aromaticivorans JS19b1 = JCM 16368.
GAGTTGTCGAACAGGTACCGCAGTTCGCCCTCGACATAGCGGAAGTTGACGTTGACCAGGATTGCGCCCGCTTTGATGGTGCCCAGCATCGCGATCACGATCTCGATGCGGTTGCGGCAGTACAACCCGACCTTGTCGTCCTTCTTGACGCCATGGTCTAGGAGGTAGTGCGCGAAGCGGTTCGCCTTCTCCTCCAACTCGGCGAACGTGATTTTGTCGTCACCACAAATGAAGGCGACGCGGTCTGGCACGGCGTCGATGGCGTGCTCGGCTAGATCAGCTATGTTCAGGGCCACGGACCCAAATTAGAACGTGTTACATTTCCTGACAAGTCTGTGGCAGTGACGCTGGAAGGCAGGTACCCGTGAGCGAGTCCGAAAAAAGCCCCGATGCCCTCATTGAGCAGCGCGGACACACTCTCATCGTCACGCTGAACCGGCCCGAGGCGCGCAACGCACTTTCCACCGAGATGCTCTCGATCATGGTGGAGGCTTGGGACCGCGTCGACAACGATCCGGAGATCCGCACCTGCATCCTGACGGGCGCCGGCGGCTACTTCTGCGCGGGCATGGACCTCAAGGGCGCGACCAAGGCGCCTCCCGGTGACTCGTTCAAGAGCGGTGCCTTCGACCCGACGAAGATCGAGGGTCTACTGAAAGGACGCAGGCTCACCAAGCCGCTGATCGCGGCCGTCGAAGGCCCCGCCATCGCGGGCGGCACCGAGATCCTGCAGGGCACCGACATCCGGGTGGCGGGTGAGAGCGCGAAGTTCGGTATCTCCGAGGCCAAGTGGAGCCTGTATCCGATGGGGGGCTCGGCCGTCCGCCTGCCCCGGCAGATCCCGTACACCATCGCCTGCGACCTGCTGCTGACCGGCAGGCACATCACCGCCGCAGAGGCGCTGTCCTACGGGCTGATCGGGTACATGGTGCCCGACGGCACGGCGCTGGACAAGGCGCTCGAGATCGCCGAGGTGATCAACAACAACGGCCCTCTCGCCGTGCAGGCGATCCTGAAGACCATCCGCGAGGCCGAGGGCATGCACGAACTCGACGCATTCAAGCCCGACACCGCCAACGGCATCCCGGTGTTCCTGTCCGACGACGCCAAAGAAGGTCCGCTGGCGTTCAAGGAGAAGCGGGCCCCGCAGTTCAAGATGCGCTAGGCGCCTTCGGGGCCGTCGCCATTGCCGCGACGATCTTGTCCGCCGCGAAACTGGCTGCCTGCGCGGTCATTCCGTTCGCGGCGTAGGCCTGGTGGGCCCCATTGTCTCGGCCGGTCGGCGAGCAGATGGGATCTTCGGGGACGCACTGGTCGATGGTCTTCGCGGCGTAGAGGCTGCCCACCGTGATCGGCGGGGCGGTCCGGTCGATGGTGTTCAAGAACCCGTTGGACGGCTTGCCGAACAGCGCGACAGCCGAGACATGCTTGGCGATCTCCGGCGCCATGGGCCCGGTGATGCCGTCGGGTGGGATGTAGCCGTCCGGGATCTTGTCGGCGGTGACGTAGCCGGCCACCGCCGCGCCCTGCGAATAGCCGCCAAGCACCATCTTGGTGTTCGGACACCGATTCGCCATGTCGCGTACCCGGTTACTCGCATCCACCACGCCGTCAGCCGCGGTCGAAAACTGCAGTGAAGCGGGGTAATTCACCGCATACACGTCGACCGACTTGCCCGCCAGTTGTGGCTGAGCTCGCAGCTCGTCGACGAACGCCTGCCCGATACCACCGACGCCCGGCGGTTCGAATGTGCCGCGGGCGAACACCACCTCAACGTCGGGACAGCCCTCGTCGGCCGAGGCGACCGGGCTGCCCGTCGGCGCCGTCACCAGCGCCGCGGTGGTCAGCATCGCGGCAAGAAAGAACCGCCGCAGGTAATGGGCCTGGTCAGATTCATTCACACTCATGTCGCCCCACAACTAGTCACGATGTCGCCCCGGTCCGGCCAGCACCACCGCTCACCCCGAGGTGGGGTCGTGGTTCCCAGAATCGGGAGTACCCAAACACCCGAGAACACGCCGAGCGTCACCCCGGCGGCACGGTGGGCGTCGGCCGTGACTCTGGTGTGACGGTCGCGCGAGTCGCGCCTAGGCCAGCACGGGCCGCGACGGAGTGAACACCACCGGCATCTGCTCGAGGCCGCTGACGAAGTTGGCGGGGCGCAACGGCAGCGCGGAGTCGTCGGCGAGCCGCAGGTCCGGCAGACGTTCTAGAACCTTGCGCACCATGGTGCTCAACTCCAGGCGAGCCAGCTGATTGCCGAGGCAGAAGTGGGTTCCGAAGCCGAAGGCCAAGTGGCTGTTCGGGTTCCGGTCGATACGGAAGTTCTCCGGGTCACCGAACACCGACTCGTCGAAGTTGGCGGCCTCGAACATCAAGAGCATCTTCTCGCCCTGGCGCAACTGAGTGCCGTGGAAGTCCACATCGCGCATGGCGGTTCGGGCCATGTTCTTCACCGGCGAGGTCCAGCGCAGCATCTCCTCGATGGCCGCGGGTATCAGGCTCGGGTCGGCGACCAGATGCTGCCACTGATCCCGATGGCGCACAAGCTGTTCGGTGCCGCCCGACAATGTGTGCCGGGTGGTCTCGTCGCCGCCGATGAGAATCAGCAGGGTCTCGAAGATGATCTCGTCGTCCGCCATGCGCTGGCCTTCGACCTCGGAGTTGACCAGGATCGAGAACAGATCGTCGGTCGGCTCGGCCCGGCGCTTGGCGATGGTGTCGGTGGCGTACGCGGAATAGCCGGCGAACGCATCCATCACCGCCTGCAGAGTTTCGGCGTCAGCAGCCGAGTTCAAGCCGCACACCAGGTCGTCGGACCACTTCAACAGCGTCGAGCGTTCCTCGGGCAGCACACCGAGCATGTCGCCGATCACGGCCATCGGCAGCGGGGCCGCGATATCGCGGACGAAGTCGCACTCCCCCCGCTCGCACACCGCATCGATCAACGTGTCGCACAACGTGTCGATCCCGGCGACCTTGTCCATCACCCGCTTACGAGTGAAGCCTGCGTTGACGAGCTTGCGCCGCAACAGATGTCCGGGATCGTCCATGTCGATCATGTAGGGCATGCCCGGGTTGTCGGGCCGGATGCCGCCGGTGTTGGAGAAGGTCTCGGGATCGCGCTCGGCGTCGATGACGGCCTGGTAGCTCGTCGCAGCGGCAAGACCTTTGCGGTCGCGAAATACCGGCTGGTTGGCCCGCATCCAGCGATACGCCTCGCGCGCCCCTCCGTCGGCATAGAAATTGCCATCCGTCAGATCAACATTCGGCTTGGCCGGCGCCAGAGTGCCTGTCATTCGGTTCCCTCCACTACTTTTCGTTCACGCTTGGTGTCAAAGCGGTTTACAGTGACCGCATGTCTGATTCGCAGCACACGATTGCCGGCACGGTGCTCACCATGCCGGTACGCGTTCGCAAGGCCGACGTCCACACGGCTATGTTCTCGGTTCCGGCCGACGCCGCGCAGCGACTTGTCGATTACAGCGGACTGAAAGTCTGCGAATTCCGCCCCGGCCGCGCAGTGGTCAACCTGATGCTGGCTCGCTACATCGACGGCGACCTGGGCAAGTACAACGAGTTCGGAACTTGCGTGATGGTCAATCCGCCGGGCTCGAATGCCCGCGGGCTCAAGGCACTCGGAGATGCCGCGGCATTCATCCACCACCTGCCCGTGGACCAGTCCTTCACTCTCGAGGCCGGCCGCACCATCTGGGGCTTCCCCAAGATCATGGCCGACTTCAACGTGCGCGAGGCCAACCCGTTCACCTTCGACGTCAGTGAGAACGGTTCGCTGATCGCCGGAATCGAGTTCCACCGGGGTCTGCCGATCCCGTCGCTGCGCCCGCGCACCCAGGTGCTCAAGACCTACACCTTCGCCGACGGCACCACTCGCGAGGTGCCCTGGGAGATGAAGAATTCGGGCGTCCGCTTCCGGCCGGGCGGCGCCACGCTGCGGCTCGGCGACCACCCCTACGCCAAAGAGCTGGCGTCGCTGGGGCTGCCCAAGCGCGCGATGGTGTCGGGATCGGTCGCCCACGTCGACATGACGTTCGGCGACGCCCACGTGCTGAGCTGAGCCGAGCGTCATCCGGTCAATCTAGAGCCCTGACTAGACAACTCGCAAGAAGTGTCTACAGCAGCGCTGCGGCCTCGTGGATCTGCTCGGGGCTGCGGGCGCCGATCACCATCATCGTCACCCCTGCGGCCTCCCACGCGACGATCTGTTTGCGCACGTAGTCGATGTCGCCGACGATCGCCGAGTCGTCCACGAGCTCGTCGGGCACGGCCTTGGCGGCATCATCTTTGCGGTCGCTGCGGAACAGACGGGTGACCTCGTCGACGACCTCGGCGTACCCCATCCGCCGATAGACGTCGGCGTGGAAGTTGGTGTCTTCTGCGCCCATTCCGCCCATGTAGAGCGCCAGGTGGGGCTTGATCAGGTCCATGATCGAGGCGCGGTCGTCGGTGACGACCACCTGCGCGGTCGCGCAGATCTCGAAGTCCTCGCGGCTGCGGCGAGCACCCGGACGGGCGAAGCCTTCGTCGAGCCACTCGTTGTACATCGGCGCCAGTCGCGGTGAGTAGAAGATCGGCAGCCACCCGTCACAGATCTCGGCGGCCAGCGCCACATTCTTGGGGCCTTCGGCACCCAGCATGATCGGGATGTCGGCCCGCAGCGGATGCACGATCGGCTTGAGCGGCTTGCCCAACCCGGTGGTGCCCTCGCCGGACAGCGGCAGCGGATAGTGCGGGCCGGCGCTGGTGACCGGCGCGTCACGCGCCCAGACCTGGCGGATGATGTCGATGTACTCGCGGGTGCGCGCCAACGGCTTCGGGAACTTCTGCCCGTACCAGCCCTCGACGACCTGGGGTCCGGAGACACCCAGCCCCAGGATGTGCCGACCTCCCGAGAGGTGGTCCAGCGTCAGCGACGCCATCGCACACGCGGTCGGGGTACGCGCAGAGAGTTGCACCACCGAGGTGCCCAACCGCATCCGGGTGGTTTCACGCCCCCACCACGCCAACGGGGTGAATGCATCCGAGCCCCACGCCTCGGCGGTGAACACGGTGTCGAACCCGGCCTCCTCGGCCACGGCCACCAGCTCCGCATGGTTTGTCGGGGGTTGCGCGCTCCAGTATCCGAGTTGCAGACCCAGCTTCATCGGTGCCGCCTTTCTGGCCGGGACACGGTCCTTGCCACGATTCTTAGAACCTGTTCTACTCGATGATGTGACCACCAGCCAAAGCAGCCCGGTGCAGATCGACGCGCATCAGAAGCCCCTTTCGGCACCGCTGAAGCTGTCATTCGACTACACCCGTTCAGTCGGACCACTCCTCGGCCAGTTCTTCACCGCACTGCGTGAGCGACGTATCCTCGGTGTCCGCGGTTCGGACGGGCGAGTGCTCGTACCACCCGCTGAGTATGACCCCGTGACTTACGCGCCGTTGACGGAGGTGGTGCCGGTCGCCGGTGCCGGTACCGTCGAGTCGTGGACCTGGCAGTCCCACCCCCTGGAGGGCCAGCCGCTGGACAAGCCGTTCGCCTGGGCGCTGATCAAGCTCGACGGCGCGGACACCACCCTGCTGCATGCGGTGGCCGCGGATTCGCCCGGCGAGATCAGCACGGGCGCGCGGGTCCACGCGCACTGGATCGACGAGCCCGTCGGCGCGATCACCGATATCGCGTACTTCGCGCTCGGGGACACCGAAGAATCCGTCGAACAGTCTCCTGACGACCGCGAGCCGGTGACCATCCTGGTGTCGCCGAGCAGCATCGAGATCCAGCACACCGCATCGCTTCCGGAGAGCGCATTCCTGCGCGGACTGGAAGACGGCAAGCTGCTGGGCGCCCGTACCGGCAGCGACGGCAAGGTCTACTTCCCGCCGAAGGAAGCCGACCCGGCCACCGGCCTGGAGCTGGACAACTTCATCGAGCTGCCGGACAAGGGCACGGTGACGACGTTCGCCATCATCAACATCCCGTTCGCCGGGCAGCGCATCAAGCCGCCGTACGTCGCGGCCTACGTGTTGCTCGACGGCGCCGATATCCCGTTCCTGCACCTGATCCAGGAGATCGAGGTCGCTGACGTGCGGATGGGCATGCGGGTGCAGGCGGTGTGGAAGCCCCGCGAGGAGTGGGGTCTGGGCATCGACAACATCGAGTACTTCAAACCGACCGGCGAACCCGACGCCGAATACGACACCTACAAGCACCACCTCTAAAGGGAATCGCCACATGACTTTTCGCGACGTAGCGGTCGTTGGCTTCGCGCATGCTCCGCATGTCCGGCGTACCAACGGCACCACCAACGGCGTCGAGATGCTGATGCCGTGCTTCAAATCGCTCTACGACGAGCTCGGGCTGAAGCAGACCGACATCGGCTTCTGGTGCTCCGGTTCGTCGGATTACCTTGCCGGCCGCGCGTTTTCGTTCATCTCTGCGATCGACTCGATCGGTGCAGTGCCGCCGATCAACGAATCGCACGTCGAGATGGACGCGGCCTGGGCGCTGTACGAGGCGTACATCAA
Coding sequences within:
- a CDS encoding crotonase/enoyl-CoA hydratase family protein, with translation MSESEKSPDALIEQRGHTLIVTLNRPEARNALSTEMLSIMVEAWDRVDNDPEIRTCILTGAGGYFCAGMDLKGATKAPPGDSFKSGAFDPTKIEGLLKGRRLTKPLIAAVEGPAIAGGTEILQGTDIRVAGESAKFGISEAKWSLYPMGGSAVRLPRQIPYTIACDLLLTGRHITAAEALSYGLIGYMVPDGTALDKALEIAEVINNNGPLAVQAILKTIREAEGMHELDAFKPDTANGIPVFLSDDAKEGPLAFKEKRAPQFKMR
- a CDS encoding cutinase family protein, which codes for MLTTAALVTAPTGSPVASADEGCPDVEVVFARGTFEPPGVGGIGQAFVDELRAQPQLAGKSVDVYAVNYPASLQFSTAADGVVDASNRVRDMANRCPNTKMVLGGYSQGAAVAGYVTADKIPDGYIPPDGITGPMAPEIAKHVSAVALFGKPSNGFLNTIDRTAPPITVGSLYAAKTIDQCVPEDPICSPTGRDNGAHQAYAANGMTAQAASFAADKIVAAMATAPKAPSAS
- a CDS encoding cytochrome P450 codes for the protein MTGTLAPAKPNVDLTDGNFYADGGAREAYRWMRANQPVFRDRKGLAAATSYQAVIDAERDPETFSNTGGIRPDNPGMPYMIDMDDPGHLLRRKLVNAGFTRKRVMDKVAGIDTLCDTLIDAVCERGECDFVRDIAAPLPMAVIGDMLGVLPEERSTLLKWSDDLVCGLNSAADAETLQAVMDAFAGYSAYATDTIAKRRAEPTDDLFSILVNSEVEGQRMADDEIIFETLLILIGGDETTRHTLSGGTEQLVRHRDQWQHLVADPSLIPAAIEEMLRWTSPVKNMARTAMRDVDFHGTQLRQGEKMLLMFEAANFDESVFGDPENFRIDRNPNSHLAFGFGTHFCLGNQLARLELSTMVRKVLERLPDLRLADDSALPLRPANFVSGLEQMPVVFTPSRPVLA
- a CDS encoding acetoacetate decarboxylase family protein; amino-acid sequence: MSDSQHTIAGTVLTMPVRVRKADVHTAMFSVPADAAQRLVDYSGLKVCEFRPGRAVVNLMLARYIDGDLGKYNEFGTCVMVNPPGSNARGLKALGDAAAFIHHLPVDQSFTLEAGRTIWGFPKIMADFNVREANPFTFDVSENGSLIAGIEFHRGLPIPSLRPRTQVLKTYTFADGTTREVPWEMKNSGVRFRPGGATLRLGDHPYAKELASLGLPKRAMVSGSVAHVDMTFGDAHVLS
- a CDS encoding LLM class F420-dependent oxidoreductase, which gives rise to MKLGLQLGYWSAQPPTNHAELVAVAEEAGFDTVFTAEAWGSDAFTPLAWWGRETTRMRLGTSVVQLSARTPTACAMASLTLDHLSGGRHILGLGVSGPQVVEGWYGQKFPKPLARTREYIDIIRQVWARDAPVTSAGPHYPLPLSGEGTTGLGKPLKPIVHPLRADIPIMLGAEGPKNVALAAEICDGWLPIFYSPRLAPMYNEWLDEGFARPGARRSREDFEICATAQVVVTDDRASIMDLIKPHLALYMGGMGAEDTNFHADVYRRMGYAEVVDEVTRLFRSDRKDDAAKAVPDELVDDSAIVGDIDYVRKQIVAWEAAGVTMMVIGARSPEQIHEAAALL
- a CDS encoding Zn-ribbon domain-containing OB-fold protein; amino-acid sequence: MTTSQSSPVQIDAHQKPLSAPLKLSFDYTRSVGPLLGQFFTALRERRILGVRGSDGRVLVPPAEYDPVTYAPLTEVVPVAGAGTVESWTWQSHPLEGQPLDKPFAWALIKLDGADTTLLHAVAADSPGEISTGARVHAHWIDEPVGAITDIAYFALGDTEESVEQSPDDREPVTILVSPSSIEIQHTASLPESAFLRGLEDGKLLGARTGSDGKVYFPPKEADPATGLELDNFIELPDKGTVTTFAIINIPFAGQRIKPPYVAAYVLLDGADIPFLHLIQEIEVADVRMGMRVQAVWKPREEWGLGIDNIEYFKPTGEPDAEYDTYKHHL